A window from Taeniopygia guttata chromosome 10, bTaeGut7.mat, whole genome shotgun sequence encodes these proteins:
- the LYSMD4 gene encoding lysM and putative peptidoglycan-binding domain-containing protein 4: protein MRLNESRTRPFQAPASVHTFPGRQVFVFPNGRSDSEESSEEELNVMELRPRGKEQARGSGRARLGDVVLLERELTQEDSLNKLALQYGCKVADIKRVNNFIREQDLYALKSIKIPVRPHGLLTESAGALRPPPAGPAQPGLTRLEPPEPDPGAGGSADGQRLSEYFRGIDQSIQDAVQVEVQLNAQYGGEGLKRPLPEAGKRDAGNGADCGIQWWNAVFIMLLIGIVLPVFYIIYFKTQALVAHTSNMTNSNASTAG, encoded by the exons ATGAGGCTGAATGAGAGCCGGACAAGACCCTTCCAGGCTCCTGCCTCTGTCCACACCTTCccgggcaggcaggtgttcgTGTTCCCCAATGGCCGCTCCGACTCGGAGGAGTCCTCGGAGGAGGAGCTGAACGTGATGGAGCTGCGGCCCAGGGGCAAGGAGCAGGCGCGGGGCAGCGGCCGGGCCCGGCTGGGGGAcgtggtgctgctggagagggagcTCACGCAGGAGGACAGCCTCAACAAGCTGGCCCTGCAGTACGGCTGCAAG GTTGCGGATATCAAACGCGTCAACAACTTCATCCGGGAGCAGGACCTGTACGCGCTGAAGTCCATCAAGATCCCGGTGCGGCCGCACGGGCTGCTCACGGAGAGCGCGGGGGCGCTGCGGCCGCCCCCGGCGGGGCCCGCCCAGCCCGGCCTGACGCGCCTGGAGCCGCCGGAGCCCGACCCCGGCGCGGGCGGCTCCGCCGACGGCCAGCGTCTGAGCGAGTACTTCAGGGGCATCGACCAGAGCATCCAGGACGCCGTGCAGGTGGAGGTGCAGCTGAACGCGCAGTACGGCGGGGAGGGGCTGAAGAGGCCCCTGCCCGAGGCAGGGAAGCGGGACGCTGGGAACGGTGCGGACTGCGGAATCCAGTGGTGGAACGCCGTGTTCATTATGCTCCTGATAGGAATCGTCCTGCCGGTGTTCTATATCATCTATTTTAAAACACAAGCCCTGGTGGCCCACACCTCTAACATGACAAACTCAAATGCTTCAACAGCTGGATAG